A genomic region of Chaetodon auriga isolate fChaAug3 chromosome 11, fChaAug3.hap1, whole genome shotgun sequence contains the following coding sequences:
- the LOC143328159 gene encoding centrosomal protein of 55 kDa-like, with the protein MASSKHKGFVSKKLNSELGMVVRSVRKENANLKKTLLELSRQHSEHNKLVERFLALETIVRESCQPQTAKNEKIALPSEQLSKKEGKLINDSTSDGQAYTNNEVELKDRLTDALEKNKQWLEYDQQREAYVRAILARMLWLERQLNEASQARSQQHNEDHSDEKERMRQMQEHYEKLLEKATVELEVLRKQVDVTQRNVVTTQNWLKESQNEVEELKQQLQTEKLSRKSAAEDHHCSEDEKQRLGDETENLKRRLDEEKRRSANIELQVSLSQKFMLNRHHADQAKIADLERQIKISSQDLEDERQDCSYLKKQMVRVLKMLQKKDDHVTKQSKRDQQDRNPCEEAHPPSLPSRDTLTSSSHSSLLNESFLECPTCRAEYPASHYRDLMDHLEICQD; encoded by the exons ATGGCATCCTCCAAACATAAGGGATTCGTCAGTAAAAAGCTCAACTCAGAGCTTGGTATGGTGGTCAGAAGTGTGAGGAAGGAGAATGCAAATCTGAAGAAGACCCTGCTTGAGTTGTCTCGTCAACATTCAGAACACAATAAGCTAGTAGAG AGATTCCTCGCTCTTGAAACCATTGTGCGGGAGAGTTGTCAGCCGCAGACGGCCAAAAACGAGAAAATTGCTCTGCCGTCAGAGCAGCTGAGTAAGAAAGAAGGGAAGCTGATAAAT GACTCCACTTCAGATGGTCAGGCCTATACTAACAATGAAGTAGAGCTTAAAGATCGCCTCACTGAT GCCTTGGAGAAGAACAAGCAGTGGCTGGAATATGACCAGCAGAGAGAGGCCTATGTGAGGGCAATTCTGGCCAGAATGTTATGGCTAGAGAGGCAGCTGAACGAAGCCAGTCAGGCCCGctcacagcagcacaatgagGACCATTCAGATG AGAAGGAGCGAATGAGACAGATGCAGGAGCACTATGAAAAACTCTTAGAGAAAGCCACAGTTGAGCTGGAGGTGCTCAGGAAGCAGGTTGATGTGACCCAGCGGAACGTGGTAACAACCCAAAACTG GCTCAAGGAAAGCCAgaatgaggtggaggagctcaagcagcagctgcagaccgAAAAGCTGAGCAGAAAAAGTGCTGCAGAAGATCATCACTGCTCTGAGGATGAAAAGCAACGGCTTGGGGATGAGACGGAAAACCTCAAGCGCAGACTGGATGAGGAGAAGCGCAGGTCGGCTAACATCGAGCTGCAG GTGAGTCTCAGCCAGAAGTTTATGTTAAATCGTCACCATGCAGACCAGGCAAAGATTGCAGACCTGGAACGACAG ATCAAGATTTCTTCACAAGACCTTGAGGATGAGAGGCAGGATTGCTCATATTTAAAGAAGCAAATGGTCAGAGTTCTGAAGATGCTGCAAAAAAAGGACGACCATGTGACGAAACAGTCAAAG AGGGACCAGCAGGATCGTAACCCATGTGAAGAGGCACACCCACCCTCCCTGCCCTCCAGAGATACCCTgacatcctcctctcacagcAGCTTGCTGAATGAAAGCTTCCTGGAGTGTCCCACCTGCCGGGCCGAGTATCCTGCCAGTCACTACCGAGACCTAATGGACCACCTGGAAATCTGCCAAGACTGA